A single region of the Bacteroidales bacterium genome encodes:
- a CDS encoding DUF4249 domain-containing protein, with amino-acid sequence MMCGLKYILYGFPVIFALGFISCADEEIDWDVEESPELLVVEGSFTNIKKRHRITLSRSADYFTNQETDRVSGADVTISDGFTTYEFEELKEKRGIYESERKVAGRAGHTYTLNIHLQEPINNKTHYQASEKMIEGIDLEGMEAFIYRNPFYQEGFPTDSLLLFVALYGNVPGNIDNLYMVDLYRNGELMQDTVDEKEIYSYGEQLDDDKYIHNLTFLEVFQPGDTAAIKISTVTKSYQQFIEGIQNIADQSGNPFDLSGPPANAVGNIEGGEALGYFRVSYVSWAQSIVVDGREEKEIDDGLISGSNR; translated from the coding sequence ATGATGTGCGGATTAAAATACATCTTATACGGCTTTCCCGTAATTTTTGCTTTGGGATTCATTTCATGTGCCGATGAAGAAATAGACTGGGATGTGGAGGAATCACCCGAATTGCTGGTGGTGGAAGGCAGCTTTACCAATATAAAAAAGCGTCATAGGATTACTTTATCCAGGTCGGCCGATTACTTTACCAATCAGGAAACGGACCGGGTTTCCGGGGCCGATGTTACCATATCGGACGGTTTCACTACCTATGAATTTGAGGAATTGAAGGAGAAAAGAGGAATCTATGAGAGTGAAAGGAAGGTGGCAGGAAGGGCAGGACATACCTACACACTGAACATTCACCTGCAGGAACCCATCAACAATAAAACGCATTACCAGGCCAGTGAGAAAATGATAGAAGGCATTGACCTGGAGGGCATGGAGGCTTTCATTTACAGGAATCCATTTTACCAGGAAGGATTTCCTACGGATTCCCTCCTGCTGTTTGTTGCTTTATACGGAAATGTTCCGGGTAATATTGATAATCTATATATGGTGGATCTATACAGAAACGGTGAATTAATGCAGGATACCGTTGATGAAAAGGAGATTTATTCTTATGGCGAACAATTGGATGACGATAAATATATACATAATTTGACCTTTTTGGAAGTATTTCAGCCAGGGGATACGGCAGCCATTAAGATCAGCACAGTAACCAAATCTTATCAGCAATTTATCGAAGGGATACAAAATATAGCCGATCAATCGGGCAATCCTTTTGATCTTTCCGGTCCCCCGGCCAATGCCGTTGGAAATATCGAAGGAGGGGAGGCGCTGGGATATTTCAGGGTTTCGTATGTTTCATGGGCCCAGTCTATTGTTGTGGATGGACGGGAAGAAAAGGAAATTGATGATGGCTTAATATCTGGATCTAACCGGTAA
- a CDS encoding cobalamin biosynthesis protein — protein sequence PEAAMAGILNCRFGGPHIYHGELITKPFIGHSDRKIRDIDIMKAIAVNITATVITALLIWVIHTNVTS from the coding sequence CCTGAAGCAGCGATGGCAGGAATACTCAACTGCAGATTCGGCGGGCCGCATATATACCATGGTGAACTTATAACCAAACCGTTCATTGGCCATTCCGACAGAAAGATCAGAGATATAGATATTATGAAAGCAATAGCGGTCAATATCACAGCAACCGTCATTACAGCTTTATTGATATGGGTCATTCACACAAACGTTACATCATAA
- a CDS encoding AAA family ATPase: MGHSHKRYIITGGSGSGKTTLLNKLSEYGYKCFPEVSRVVIREQQQTGGDLLPWNNLEGFAEACFQRMKSQLEPVHRTNSFYDRGIPDIIAYLLNSNHPVPGYLWEYGRYYNPTVFICPPWKEIFRNDPQRPESFEESVEIYHYLNQVYLYLGCRLVRVPKIPVNERVRFIISKIDELESITG, encoded by the coding sequence ATGGGTCATTCACACAAACGTTACATCATAACAGGGGGCAGTGGTTCGGGAAAAACCACCTTGTTGAACAAATTAAGTGAATACGGGTACAAGTGTTTCCCTGAAGTTTCACGGGTAGTTATCAGAGAGCAACAGCAGACGGGAGGAGACCTATTGCCCTGGAACAACCTTGAAGGCTTCGCAGAAGCATGTTTTCAACGCATGAAATCCCAACTGGAGCCGGTTCACAGGACTAACTCTTTCTATGACCGGGGCATTCCCGATATCATTGCTTACCTGTTAAATTCCAACCATCCGGTACCCGGTTATCTTTGGGAGTATGGCCGTTATTACAATCCAACGGTTTTCATCTGTCCCCCCTGGAAAGAAATATTCAGGAATGATCCCCAAAGGCCTGAAAGTTTTGAGGAGTCTGTAGAGATTTATCATTATTTAAACCAGGTTTATCTGTATCTGGGATGCCGCCTTGTGAGGGTGCCGAAAATACCGGTAAATGAAAGGGTAAGATTCATAATTTCTAAAATTGACGAGTTGGAATCCATTACCGGTTAG